The Chryseobacterium sp. 52 genome includes a region encoding these proteins:
- a CDS encoding adenylosuccinate synthase has protein sequence MSTYVVVGLQYGDEGKGKITDVLSAKSDYVVRFQGGDNAGHTVYVGEEKFVLHLLPSGVLQCKGKCIIANGVVVNPKSFIKEVGQIESKGLRTDHIFISRRAHVIMPYHILLDTYREEEQGGTQIGTTKKGIGPCYEDKIARIGIRMVDLLNPEILRDKIEKNLKVKNSLFEKYYGKPTLDVEEIYNEYLAIGKQLQERIVDTEVELNEAIRDGKNVLFEGAQALMLDIDFGTYPYVTSSSPSTGGVCSGAGVPPTSLQNLIGVAKAYCTRVGNGPFPSELDNELGEKIRQIGGEFGATTGRPRRTGWLDLVSLKHACMINGINNLVITKLDVLTGIENLKIVTHYKTEDGKIIDYFTSSTEKLYNYEPIYQDLPGWNEDLTKVRSYDELPDTAQKYIEFIEQYLGINVYLVSVGPERSQNIIRKELF, from the coding sequence ATGTCAACTTACGTAGTTGTAGGTCTTCAATATGGAGATGAAGGTAAAGGAAAAATCACTGATGTTTTATCGGCTAAATCGGATTATGTAGTACGTTTCCAAGGTGGAGACAATGCGGGTCATACGGTTTATGTAGGTGAAGAGAAATTTGTTTTACACCTTCTTCCTTCAGGAGTACTACAGTGCAAAGGGAAGTGTATCATTGCGAATGGAGTAGTGGTAAACCCAAAATCTTTCATTAAGGAGGTTGGACAGATCGAGAGCAAAGGCTTAAGAACTGACCACATTTTTATCAGCAGAAGAGCGCATGTCATCATGCCTTACCACATTCTTCTGGATACTTATCGTGAAGAAGAGCAGGGAGGAACTCAGATCGGGACTACTAAAAAAGGAATCGGGCCATGTTATGAAGATAAGATTGCAAGAATCGGTATCAGAATGGTAGACCTTTTAAATCCTGAGATTTTAAGAGACAAAATTGAGAAAAACTTAAAAGTTAAAAACTCTCTTTTTGAAAAATACTACGGAAAACCAACATTGGACGTAGAAGAAATTTACAACGAATATTTAGCGATCGGAAAGCAGCTTCAAGAAAGAATCGTAGATACGGAAGTTGAATTGAATGAAGCGATCAGAGACGGTAAAAACGTATTGTTCGAAGGCGCTCAGGCTTTGATGCTTGATATCGACTTCGGAACATATCCTTACGTAACTTCATCTTCTCCATCTACAGGAGGAGTTTGTTCAGGAGCAGGTGTTCCACCCACTTCACTTCAAAACTTAATCGGTGTTGCCAAAGCATATTGTACTAGAGTAGGAAACGGACCTTTCCCTTCTGAATTAGACAATGAGTTAGGGGAAAAAATCAGACAGATTGGGGGTGAATTCGGAGCGACTACAGGGAGACCAAGAAGAACAGGTTGGTTAGACTTAGTTTCTTTAAAGCACGCTTGTATGATCAATGGAATCAACAACCTGGTTATTACAAAATTAGACGTTCTTACAGGAATCGAAAACCTGAAAATCGTTACGCATTATAAAACTGAAGACGGAAAAATTATTGATTATTTCACTTCTTCAACAGAGAAATTGTATAACTACGAACCAATATATCAGGATTTACCGGGATGGAACGAAGACCTTACAAAAGTAAGAAGCTATGATGAACTTCCTGACACGGCTCAGAAATACATCGAGTTTATCGAGCAATATTTAGGAATCAATGTATACCTAGTTTCTGTAGGTCCGGAAAGAAGTCAGAACATTATCAGAAAAGAATTGTTCTAA
- a CDS encoding DUF4145 domain-containing protein, whose amino-acid sequence MKQKCFCRNCGGIRNHKELHKVERKGSDGEGYFQWIDNYLIIECEGCETVSFLNVYGNTEMTYTDQQGNFEYYDDETIYPNYLEKSSEISEISYLPQKIKEIYSETIKALKAKAFILTAGGLRAIIEAICNELKIKKGNLEERINLLHNKGHLTISESHRLHSIRFLGNDALHEIETPKKEHLYLLLDIINHLLTNLFINDAIIKDKIETMVNDFEDFQKIIQNKLSKDMIGNEFTISEILGKSKRLISKPNFQKFEQDLQEEIKNGKYSYLEFNEETNKFTVKEVSKKFNFGVYRNIKP is encoded by the coding sequence ATGAAACAAAAATGTTTTTGTAGAAATTGCGGAGGAATAAGAAATCATAAAGAACTTCATAAAGTTGAAAGAAAAGGAAGTGACGGTGAAGGTTATTTTCAATGGATAGACAATTATCTAATTATAGAGTGTGAAGGATGTGAAACAGTGTCTTTTTTAAATGTATATGGAAATACTGAAATGACTTATACGGACCAACAAGGTAACTTTGAATATTATGATGATGAAACTATATATCCTAACTATTTAGAAAAAAGTTCAGAAATTTCAGAAATATCTTATTTACCTCAAAAAATTAAGGAAATATATTCAGAAACTATAAAGGCTTTAAAGGCTAAAGCATTTATTTTAACAGCTGGTGGTCTAAGGGCAATCATAGAAGCAATTTGCAATGAACTTAAAATAAAAAAGGGAAATTTAGAAGAAAGAATAAACCTTTTACATAATAAAGGTCATTTAACAATAAGTGAGTCCCATAGACTACATTCAATAAGATTTCTCGGAAACGACGCCTTGCACGAAATCGAAACACCAAAAAAAGAACATTTGTACTTATTATTAGATATTATAAATCATTTATTAACAAATTTATTTATTAATGATGCTATAATAAAAGATAAAATTGAAACTATGGTGAATGATTTTGAAGATTTTCAAAAAATTATTCAAAATAAATTATCAAAGGATATGATTGGAAATGAATTTACTATCTCAGAAATCCTTGGAAAATCTAAACGCCTAATTTCAAAACCTAATTTTCAAAAATTTGAACAAGATCTACAAGAAGAAATTAAAAATGGTAAATATTCTTATTTAGAATTTAATGAAGAAACAAATAAATTCACCGTTAAAGAAGTATCCAAAAAATTCAATTTTGGAGTCTATCGTAATATAAAACCGTAA
- a CDS encoding SLATT domain-containing protein, with protein sequence MNNTEETQSIFVGSKQYLEKSFLEELNYKIWSTKGARFEADKRLTIVSKMSNISLSILSAYLIIAGLISVYNINSDLKFDLINYVVTALSIILLVLSQSENSQNYNLRAKDFHNCSLELSQIYNQLRTFKTLSDDASDYEKKNFTIKLSNEYQTILSKYENHLSIDYDNFKINHREYFKEVSNDNVKKMAQRNFWIRYGWYSLIIVLTPIIIIIICLL encoded by the coding sequence ATGAATAATACAGAAGAAACTCAATCTATTTTTGTAGGTTCTAAACAATATTTAGAAAAAAGTTTTTTAGAAGAATTAAATTATAAAATTTGGTCTACAAAAGGAGCTAGATTTGAAGCAGATAAAAGATTAACAATTGTTTCAAAAATGTCAAATATCAGTTTATCTATATTATCCGCTTATTTGATAATCGCGGGATTAATATCAGTATATAATATAAATTCTGATTTAAAATTTGATTTAATCAATTATGTGGTCACTGCTTTAAGTATAATACTTTTAGTCCTATCTCAATCTGAAAATTCTCAAAATTATAATTTAAGAGCTAAAGATTTTCATAATTGCAGCTTGGAACTTAGCCAAATATATAATCAATTAAGAACTTTCAAAACATTATCGGATGATGCCAGTGATTATGAAAAGAAAAATTTCACAATTAAATTATCCAATGAATATCAAACAATCTTATCTAAATACGAGAATCACTTATCAATTGATTATGATAATTTCAAAATAAATCATAGAGAATATTTTAAAGAGGTCTCTAACGATAATGTGAAAAAAATGGCACAAAGAAATTTTTGGATAAGATATGGATGGTATTCTTTAATAATTGTTCTCACTCCGATAATAATTATCATAATTTGTTTATTGTAA
- a CDS encoding alpha/beta fold hydrolase yields MRSSQTSSYLTLTPTSETPLFHTLFTPDSTPVKATLLIIHGMQEHSGRYVEIAEYFASRGFAVLTYDHLGHGKSVKDKKDIGFFQLNDPDEKLISDARAMSEHLHEQYSGVPHFVLGHSMGSFVTRCLLQRAGSTFTGAVIVGTGGPLAGISLIKGYLSLANTIAPHHPTYLNTLFNTVNNKHFKKDKDFSDTSWLSVNPANRTAFTEDELCGIPFTNNAFYALFSIYKKATSRNWANSISKSFPLLFVSGQNDPIGDFSKGVLKTVDYLKQDGFKDVSTKIYPEMRHEILNEEIKEDVFNDIYNWISNYL; encoded by the coding sequence ATGAGATCATCACAAACATCATCTTACCTCACCCTAACTCCTACTAGCGAAACCCCGCTTTTCCACACCCTTTTCACTCCCGACTCAACTCCTGTAAAAGCCACTCTGCTGATCATCCACGGCATGCAGGAACATAGCGGAAGATATGTTGAAATTGCGGAATATTTTGCAAGTCGAGGATTTGCTGTCTTGACGTATGATCATTTGGGACATGGTAAATCTGTGAAGGATAAAAAAGACATCGGATTTTTTCAACTGAATGATCCGGACGAAAAACTGATTTCTGACGCTCGGGCAATGAGTGAACATCTTCACGAACAGTATTCTGGTGTTCCGCATTTTGTACTCGGACATTCTATGGGATCATTTGTGACACGCTGTCTTCTTCAAAGGGCAGGCAGCACATTTACCGGAGCTGTTATTGTAGGAACCGGAGGCCCTTTGGCTGGTATCAGTCTAATAAAAGGTTATCTCTCATTAGCCAATACAATAGCGCCTCACCACCCGACTTATCTCAATACACTTTTTAATACAGTCAACAATAAGCATTTTAAGAAGGATAAAGATTTCAGCGATACAAGCTGGCTCAGTGTAAATCCCGCAAACAGAACAGCTTTTACCGAAGATGAACTCTGTGGAATTCCGTTTACCAATAATGCTTTTTATGCGCTATTCAGTATCTACAAAAAAGCAACATCCAGAAACTGGGCAAACTCTATTTCAAAGTCCTTCCCTCTTCTGTTTGTCAGTGGACAGAATGATCCGATAGGAGATTTCAGCAAAGGTGTTCTGAAAACCGTTGATTATTTAAAACAGGATGGGTTTAAAGATGTGAGTACCAAAATCTATCCTGAAATGCGCCACGAAATCCTCAATGAAGAGATCAAAGAAGATGTTTTCAATGATATATATAATTGGATTTCAAATTATTTATAG
- a CDS encoding ABC-F family ATP-binding cassette domain-containing protein — protein MLFLHNISFGFPAGNLLFNSIHLSIPSHTKSALVGSNGMGKSTLLKIIANEIQPLNGNVQVQGEIFYVPQMFGNFNHLTVAECLKIDKKLEVLQKITNGEVDELYFDILNDDWDIEERCQKALQYWKLDHLDLDQKLEGLSGGQKTKVFLAGIQISQPEIILLDEPTNHLDLEGRNLLYDLIEKTNSTVVIVSHDRSLLNLVDTIFELSNQGISTYGGNYDFYTEQKEVEQEALNNDIHSKERTLKKAKEKERETLERKQKLDARGKQKQEKSGVARIMMNTLRNNAEKNTSKLKDIHAEKINDISGDLRNLRSSLKNSDQMKVNFNDSNLHSGKILVTAEEINFTYGNENIWKDHITLEIRSGERISVKGSNGSGKTTLIKLLLGSIHPSTGKITKSEFNTIYIDQEYSLIGRYISVYDFAQQFNDNAMQESEVKTLLSRFLFGKETWDKKCGILSGGERLRLLLCGLSISSKVPDMIVLDEPTNNLDLQNVEILTESIKDYRGTLLVISHDEIFLDEIGVEREIVLD, from the coding sequence ATGCTTTTTCTACACAATATATCTTTTGGGTTTCCTGCAGGAAATCTGCTCTTTAATTCTATTCATTTATCGATACCATCTCATACAAAATCGGCTTTGGTCGGAAGTAACGGTATGGGGAAATCTACATTGCTGAAAATCATTGCGAACGAAATTCAACCTTTAAACGGAAACGTACAGGTTCAGGGAGAGATTTTTTATGTTCCGCAGATGTTTGGAAATTTTAATCATTTAACGGTTGCGGAATGTTTAAAAATTGATAAAAAATTAGAGGTTCTCCAAAAAATTACAAACGGTGAAGTTGATGAGCTGTATTTTGATATTCTGAATGACGATTGGGACATTGAGGAACGCTGTCAAAAAGCTTTGCAATACTGGAAACTCGATCATTTAGATTTAGATCAAAAGTTGGAAGGCTTAAGTGGGGGTCAGAAAACAAAAGTTTTTCTTGCCGGAATTCAGATCAGCCAGCCTGAAATTATTTTACTGGATGAACCCACGAACCACCTTGATCTGGAGGGCAGAAATCTGCTGTATGATCTTATTGAAAAGACCAATTCAACAGTTGTCATTGTAAGCCACGACAGAAGTTTACTGAATCTTGTGGATACTATTTTTGAATTAAGTAATCAGGGAATTTCAACCTACGGTGGAAACTATGATTTTTATACAGAACAAAAAGAAGTCGAACAGGAAGCTTTGAATAACGATATTCACTCTAAAGAACGCACCTTGAAAAAGGCAAAAGAGAAAGAACGCGAAACGCTGGAAAGGAAACAAAAACTGGATGCAAGAGGAAAACAGAAGCAGGAAAAATCCGGCGTAGCGAGAATTATGATGAATACTTTGCGGAATAATGCTGAAAAAAATACGTCTAAGTTAAAAGATATTCATGCCGAAAAAATCAATGATATTTCGGGAGATTTAAGGAACCTGCGTTCTTCTTTAAAAAATTCTGACCAGATGAAGGTAAACTTCAATGATTCTAATCTGCATTCGGGAAAAATTCTGGTTACTGCTGAGGAGATTAATTTCACATATGGAAATGAAAATATCTGGAAAGATCATATCACCCTTGAGATCCGAAGTGGAGAGAGGATCTCCGTAAAAGGTTCCAATGGTTCCGGAAAAACGACCTTGATCAAGCTATTGTTAGGCAGTATACATCCGTCCACAGGAAAAATAACAAAATCAGAGTTCAATACAATTTATATTGATCAGGAATATTCTCTGATTGGCCGGTATATAAGTGTTTATGATTTTGCTCAACAGTTTAATGACAATGCAATGCAGGAATCAGAAGTGAAAACATTACTCTCCAGATTTCTGTTCGGAAAAGAGACATGGGATAAAAAATGCGGAATACTGAGTGGGGGAGAGCGTTTGAGATTACTTCTGTGCGGTTTATCTATCAGCAGTAAAGTTCCTGATATGATTGTTCTGGATGAACCTACGAACAATTTAGATCTGCAGAATGTGGAAATTCTGACGGAATCTATTAAGGATTATCGGGGAACACTACTGGTGATCTCTCATGATGAGATCTTTCTGGATGAAATTGGGGTGGAGAGGGAGATTGTTTTGGATTGA
- a CDS encoding phosphoribosyltransferase — translation MESIKVHDKTFVPYLEEAEIQQIVKETALKIYEDYKDEVPVFIGVLNGVIMFFSDLLKHYPGECEIAFIQMSSYAGTESTGIVYQKMELTKDVKDRHIILVEDIVDTGNTVESLFKYFTETQRPKSVKLASFLLKPDVYKKDFKLDYIGKEIPNKFVLGYGLDYDELGRNLANLYQLEEGQINH, via the coding sequence ATGGAAAGCATTAAAGTTCACGACAAAACTTTCGTTCCTTATCTGGAGGAAGCCGAGATTCAGCAAATTGTAAAAGAAACAGCTTTAAAGATTTATGAAGATTACAAGGACGAGGTTCCTGTTTTCATCGGGGTTCTGAACGGAGTAATTATGTTCTTCTCAGATCTTTTAAAACACTATCCCGGCGAATGCGAAATTGCTTTTATTCAAATGAGTTCTTACGCAGGAACCGAATCTACGGGAATCGTTTATCAGAAAATGGAGTTGACTAAAGATGTGAAAGACCGTCACATCATTCTTGTAGAAGACATCGTGGATACAGGAAACACAGTTGAAAGTCTATTCAAATATTTCACGGAAACGCAGCGTCCGAAATCTGTAAAACTGGCTTCATTCTTATTAAAGCCGGATGTATATAAGAAAGATTTCAAACTGGATTATATCGGAAAAGAAATTCCAAACAAATTTGTCCTTGGTTACGGACTTGATTATGATGAGTTAGGAAGAAACCTTGCGAATCTGTATCAATTGGAAGAGGGACAAATCAACCATTAA
- a CDS encoding adenylate kinase, which yields MINIVLFGPPGSGKGTQAQNLIEKFNLKQISTGDLFRFNMKNDTELGKLAKSYIDKGELVPDQVTTDMLIDELRKPTDTNGFIFDGYPRTTAQTEALEKIVKEELNDKIDICLSLVVEDKTLVERLLKRGETSGRTDDSNVEIIENRIKEYYTKTAEVAELYKQQGKYVEVNGVGGIEDISQKLFAEVEKIK from the coding sequence ATGATAAACATTGTTCTGTTCGGCCCTCCAGGAAGTGGAAAAGGAACACAAGCTCAAAACCTGATCGAAAAATTCAATTTAAAACAGATTTCAACAGGTGACCTTTTCAGATTCAACATGAAAAATGACACCGAGCTTGGAAAACTGGCTAAGTCTTACATCGATAAGGGAGAACTGGTTCCGGATCAGGTAACGACAGATATGCTGATTGACGAGCTTAGAAAGCCAACGGATACCAACGGATTTATCTTTGACGGCTACCCAAGAACAACTGCTCAGACAGAAGCTTTGGAAAAAATCGTGAAAGAGGAACTGAACGACAAAATTGACATCTGCCTGTCCTTAGTGGTGGAAGATAAAACTTTAGTGGAAAGACTTCTGAAAAGAGGTGAAACCAGCGGAAGAACTGATGACAGCAATGTAGAGATCATTGAAAACAGAATTAAAGAATATTATACTAAAACAGCAGAAGTAGCTGAACTTTACAAGCAACAGGGAAAATATGTTGAAGTAAACGGCGTAGGAGGAATTGAAGATATTTCTCAAAAGCTTTTCGCTGAAGTAGAAAAAATTAAATAA
- the obgE gene encoding GTPase ObgE: MSNFVDYVKIHCKSGHGGAGSAHLRREKYIPKGGPDGGDGGRGGHVIMRGNAQEWTLLPLRYTRHIKGERGENGAKNQLTGADGSDIYIDVPIGTIAKNEEGEIIGEILEDKQEITLMQGGKGGKGNEHFKSSTNQTPRYAQPGMDGEEGYVVFELKILADVGLVGFPNAGKSTLLASVSAAKPKIANYAFTTLTPNLGIVDYRNYKSFVMADIPGIIEGAAEGKGLGHRFLRHIERNSILLFLIPADSEDHFQEFKILEKELTEYNPELLDKDFIISVSKSDLLDDELKKEIAAEFPENRQPLFFSGVTGEGLVELKDAVWKKLHG; this comes from the coding sequence ATGTCTAACTTTGTAGATTACGTAAAGATCCATTGTAAAAGCGGACACGGAGGCGCAGGTTCTGCCCACCTCCGCCGTGAAAAATATATTCCTAAAGGCGGTCCTGACGGAGGTGACGGAGGTCGTGGCGGACACGTCATCATGAGAGGAAATGCTCAGGAATGGACTTTACTTCCGCTTCGGTATACGCGCCACATTAAAGGTGAACGCGGTGAAAACGGAGCGAAAAACCAGCTGACCGGTGCTGATGGTTCTGATATTTATATCGATGTTCCCATCGGAACGATTGCTAAAAATGAAGAAGGAGAAATTATCGGCGAAATTCTTGAAGACAAACAGGAAATCACTTTGATGCAGGGAGGAAAAGGGGGTAAAGGAAATGAGCATTTCAAATCTTCTACCAATCAGACTCCAAGATATGCCCAACCCGGAATGGATGGTGAGGAAGGATATGTTGTTTTCGAGCTTAAAATTTTAGCTGATGTTGGTTTAGTTGGATTTCCAAATGCAGGAAAATCTACACTTTTAGCCTCTGTTTCTGCTGCAAAGCCTAAGATTGCAAATTATGCATTTACAACTCTGACACCTAACCTTGGTATTGTGGATTACAGAAATTACAAATCATTTGTAATGGCTGATATTCCCGGAATCATTGAAGGGGCTGCAGAAGGAAAAGGTTTAGGACACAGATTCTTAAGACATATTGAAAGAAATTCCATCCTTTTATTCTTAATTCCGGCTGATTCTGAGGATCACTTCCAGGAGTTTAAAATTCTGGAAAAAGAACTTACAGAGTACAATCCTGAGCTTTTGGATAAAGATTTCATCATTTCTGTTTCAAAATCCGATCTTTTGGATGATGAGCTTAAAAAAGAAATTGCTGCTGAATTCCCTGAGAACAGACAACCTCTGTTTTTCTCCGGAGTGACAGGAGAAGGCCTTGTTGAACTGAAGGACGCAGTCTGGAAAAAACTTCACGGATAA
- a CDS encoding DUF6438 domain-containing protein, with amino-acid sequence MKYVLSLCAFIFLLSCTTQKTDSKYAKIEYEAGACFGSCPIFKLTVSPDRTAILEAEHFNFSKDFSKGEFSKPREGTFKAVIKETDYNKLISLLDGLDIKNLKDHYGTRNITDLSTSYLRINFTDGTSKNVDDYGKRGSEKLRKVYLFIEDLRHNQQWTKVK; translated from the coding sequence ATGAAATACGTACTGAGCCTTTGTGCATTTATCTTTTTATTGTCGTGCACCACACAAAAAACCGATTCAAAATACGCTAAAATTGAATATGAAGCCGGCGCATGTTTTGGGTCATGCCCTATTTTTAAATTAACGGTCAGCCCGGACAGGACAGCCATACTGGAAGCTGAGCATTTCAATTTCTCCAAAGATTTTTCGAAAGGCGAATTTTCAAAGCCACGTGAAGGAACTTTTAAAGCCGTCATTAAAGAGACCGATTACAACAAACTGATCTCGCTGCTGGATGGTCTTGACATTAAAAATCTGAAAGATCATTATGGGACAAGAAATATCACAGATCTTTCAACCTCATACCTGAGAATTAATTTTACAGACGGAACTTCCAAAAATGTGGACGACTATGGCAAAAGAGGAAGTGAAAAACTGAGAAAAGTTTATCTGTTCATTGAGGACCTGAGACATAACCAACAGTGGACAAAAGTAAAATAA
- a CDS encoding DEAD/DEAH box helicase, producing MNFTDLNLIEPIAKAIQEQGYTTPTPIQERSIPEILKGSDFLGCAQTGTGKTAAFAIPILQNLSKNKTKNNHIKALILTPTRELAIQIEENINAYGKYLPLKQLVIFGGVKQGNQEAALRRGIDILVATPGRLLDFIAQGIISLKNIEIFVLDEADRMLDMGFVHDVKRVIKLLPQRRQTLFFSATMPSEIQKLADSILNNPVKVEVTPVSSTAETIKQSVYFVDKENKLDLLSHILENDISDSVLVFSRTKHGADKIARKLQKDNISAEAIHGNKSQNARQNALSNFKSGKTRILVATDIAARGIDIDELKYVINFELSDVSETYVHRIGRTGRAGAEGSSISFVDSLDLLNLRSTEKLIGKKIPVVKDHPFHTDNLVAQKRDSNNKPMAPRPPRSPRPQGNNNKPAGSTQKPKNKNFTRKK from the coding sequence TTGAATTTTACAGACCTAAACTTAATAGAACCTATTGCAAAAGCAATTCAGGAACAGGGATATACAACCCCAACGCCCATTCAGGAGAGATCTATCCCTGAAATCTTAAAAGGCAGCGACTTTTTAGGGTGTGCACAGACAGGAACAGGAAAAACAGCGGCGTTTGCTATTCCTATTCTGCAGAATTTATCAAAAAATAAGACCAAAAATAATCATATAAAAGCCCTGATCTTAACGCCGACAAGAGAACTTGCCATACAGATCGAGGAAAACATTAATGCATACGGAAAATATCTTCCGCTAAAACAGCTCGTAATTTTCGGAGGGGTAAAGCAGGGAAATCAGGAGGCTGCTCTGAGAAGAGGTATCGATATCCTGGTAGCAACTCCCGGTAGACTTCTTGATTTTATCGCTCAGGGGATTATCAGCTTAAAGAACATTGAGATTTTTGTTCTTGATGAGGCAGACAGAATGCTGGACATGGGTTTTGTACATGACGTAAAAAGAGTCATCAAACTTCTTCCACAGAGAAGACAGACTTTATTCTTTTCAGCAACAATGCCTTCTGAGATTCAGAAACTGGCAGATTCTATATTAAATAACCCGGTGAAGGTAGAAGTGACTCCGGTTTCTTCCACTGCGGAAACGATCAAGCAGTCGGTTTATTTTGTAGATAAAGAAAACAAACTGGATCTTCTTTCCCATATCTTAGAGAATGATATTTCAGATTCCGTACTGGTATTTTCCAGAACGAAGCATGGTGCCGATAAGATTGCAAGAAAACTGCAGAAAGACAACATCTCAGCAGAAGCGATTCACGGGAACAAATCTCAGAATGCAAGGCAGAACGCCCTGAGTAATTTTAAGTCCGGAAAAACAAGGATTCTGGTCGCTACAGACATCGCTGCAAGAGGTATTGATATTGATGAACTGAAATATGTAATCAATTTTGAACTTTCAGACGTTTCTGAAACCTATGTTCACAGAATCGGAAGAACGGGAAGAGCCGGCGCTGAAGGATCTTCAATTTCTTTTGTAGACAGTCTTGACCTTCTTAACCTAAGAAGTACAGAGAAGCTGATCGGGAAGAAAATTCCTGTTGTAAAAGACCACCCTTTCCATACGGATAATCTGGTAGCACAGAAAAGGGATTCTAACAACAAGCCTATGGCTCCAAGACCACCAAGATCCCCGAGACCTCAGGGTAACAATAACAAACCTGCAGGGAGTACTCAAAAACCCAAGAATAAAAATTTCACCAGAAAAAAATAA
- a CDS encoding TatD family hydrolase encodes MIDTHTHLYAEEFDEDRKEAIQRGLDKGISKFYLPAIDSESHGKMLDLETEYPGQIFSMMGLHPCYVKPESWEKELEIVKNYLDQRDFPAIGEIGIDLYWDKETLDIQIKAFEQQIDWAIEKDLPIVIHTRESFDETFEVLERKKHPKLRGIFHCFSGNLEQAQHAIDLNFILGIGGVVTFKNGKIDQFLNEIPLDKIVLETDSPYLAPVPYRGKRNESSYLDLVAGKLVNIYGKDFSEIDRITTENATIIFGN; translated from the coding sequence ATGATTGATACACATACCCATTTATACGCAGAAGAATTTGATGAAGACAGAAAAGAAGCCATTCAGAGAGGATTAGATAAAGGAATTTCAAAGTTTTATCTTCCTGCTATTGACTCGGAATCTCACGGAAAAATGCTTGATCTGGAAACAGAATATCCGGGACAGATCTTTTCCATGATGGGACTGCATCCATGTTATGTAAAGCCCGAATCCTGGGAGAAAGAACTGGAAATTGTTAAAAATTATCTTGACCAGAGAGATTTTCCCGCCATAGGAGAGATCGGGATCGACCTTTACTGGGATAAAGAAACATTGGATATTCAGATCAAAGCTTTTGAGCAACAGATCGACTGGGCGATAGAAAAAGACCTTCCTATCGTGATCCATACAAGAGAAAGTTTCGACGAAACATTCGAAGTGTTGGAAAGAAAAAAACATCCCAAGCTTCGAGGTATTTTCCATTGCTTTTCCGGAAATCTGGAGCAGGCACAACACGCAATAGATCTTAATTTTATATTGGGAATAGGAGGGGTTGTGACGTTTAAAAACGGAAAGATTGATCAGTTTCTGAATGAAATTCCTTTGGATAAAATTGTTCTGGAAACCGATTCTCCTTATCTGGCTCCGGTTCCGTACAGAGGAAAAAGGAACGAAAGCTCTTATCTTGATCTGGTAGCCGGCAAACTGGTGAATATTTACGGAAAAGACTTTTCAGAAATTGACAGAATTACTACAGAAAACGCGACCATAATTTTTGGGAACTAA
- a CDS encoding DUF4269 domain-containing protein: MIDFTNLNYLKSGNEKQKRAFEVLEKYQVFEKLKAYSPVLAGTVPIGIDIESSDLDIICKVDLELEKDFLDHIAIAGLIPADVDANIENLVVRGEKSIVLNFMLEEFPIEIFGQNTSSVEQNAYRHMLAEYRILQEKGEDFKHKIIELKKQGIKTEPAFGLLMKLENPYEDLLKF; this comes from the coding sequence ATGATTGATTTTACCAACCTCAATTATCTGAAATCCGGAAATGAAAAACAGAAAAGAGCTTTTGAAGTTCTTGAAAAATATCAGGTTTTTGAGAAATTGAAAGCCTATTCTCCCGTACTGGCCGGAACTGTTCCGATTGGAATTGATATTGAAAGCAGTGATCTGGATATTATCTGTAAGGTGGATCTTGAATTGGAAAAAGATTTTTTAGACCATATTGCAATAGCAGGATTGATCCCGGCAGATGTTGATGCTAACATTGAAAATCTTGTAGTACGTGGAGAAAAAAGCATCGTTCTGAATTTTATGCTGGAAGAGTTTCCAATAGAAATTTTCGGACAGAATACATCATCAGTTGAGCAGAATGCTTACCGCCATATGCTCGCAGAATACAGAATATTACAGGAAAAAGGAGAAGATTTTAAACATAAAATAATAGAACTGAAGAAACAGGGAATCAAGACGGAGCCGGCTTTCGGGCTGCTGATGAAACTGGAAAACCCTTATGAAGATCTGTTAAAATTTTAA